The Osmerus eperlanus chromosome 1, fOsmEpe2.1, whole genome shotgun sequence genome includes the window tgcatccctctctctggcttttgtggCACTATGGATAACATCGGAGTGTAGgctataatttttttaaatcaattttTAGAGGCATTTCTGCCTTTAGTTTGTATAGGGACAGtgtagaggagacaggaaactcaggaggagagagaggggtgggatgaCATGCAGTAAAGGGCCTGGGCTATTTTTGAACCCAGACTGCGGTGATGTGACACGCTCTGGTGAAAAGGGCGGTTGTCGGCCAACTAATTTCATCGTTTTTTACAGACTGTTaaagtgcagattgtaagatttcaaatgatgtgtcatACATTGAAAACTGAAAATATTTGAAGACACGCGTATCTGAATGTTGATAAACTTGGAAAGCTCTAGCCCAGATATCCGGCTTCAAAGATTTTAGACCTTTTCACGCTTTAAGAGAGGTGTGATTGTTTTGTGTTAATCATTAGAAGCGTTGAGTGCCGGTTATTTCACCACAGTGAAGAAAAATATAAGAAAACAATATTCGCACTCGATCAAATTCCAgaatcctgctttcttgacttatcCTAGATGTGTTTTGACACCCAGTATTTTTGTACTGACTACATTGCACTGTACCTGGCCCGATTATGGTTCAAGTTATGTGTTAACTTGTTGGTGCAAATTGCTTCTTCCGAAAACAGCCTGAAATATGTAGCCTATTCATGGTTTACCAGGTCAAACAAAGAAAAATATATCCTGTGTACAATGCAATGCCCGAGATTAGCCTATTAATTCTATTTAGTCTGTGGATGTAGGCTAAAACGAACGActcgtccggtcgtttttattctattaactccagtcaacatatctaaaactatctcccccaataatttttgttcgattctcgaacctggctcatactactagttttttcatagaataatttttcctgatttttgctaaatttgaaaccaatccaaaatgggtaaactagcaccccatttatttgcttacgtcaagaaaagttgtctggaaacgtgctcgcggatacgaacaggggacgagcacaaaagggaacatcagcaaatcgctgatttacctgacctgaatgagaacaaggagaaagtacttgataatctacagttgtCTGCCTTTATTCTAacaagttttacaaatggttgcacaaaTACATGATGGTTGTTTGAAGAGTTcatttccgttattttaaagcagatttaaccattttgtaatgaacgctattatgctcatggcatgacaaacgtaattatagcctaatataattagttataatatcgtggcatgttacgGCGTCATTATAGGTGTACCTAGCAAGCATTAGCAGCATTTGTATCGGTTAACGTTGATATGTTATCTgtagcaaagacgaagatgaataaatctcctcaaatccttctcttctcacataactggtgctaaaaccctctactttctgaacaaaattaactccgcttcaaacccccacaaacttttttctaccttctccacccttcttaacccacctcccccaccccctccctccaccctgacagcagacgacttctcctccttctttgagaaaaaagtcaccgacattagcagtcggttccctaaacccacctttcctaccctctgaccctccatgactgacccaactaaatgtctaaactctttttctcccctgtctgaggcagagatctctgacctcattctctctcatcaccccatctcctgtccccttgatcctatcccctcccctctctttcaaaccatctccccctccatcataacttttcttctccatgtcctaaactcctctcttacctccggcaccttcccctctgccttcaaacaggctagagttacccatctactcaaaaaaccctcccttaaccctgctgtcctccagaactacagaccggtatcactgttacccttcttttaaaaaacaattgaacgtgctgtatctaaccaactgtcaaactttctcagaacaacctgcttgaccccaaccaatcgggtttcaagactggccactccacagagactgccctcctttcagtcaccactgccctccagtctgccagagcggcttccaggtcatccgtcatcattctgctggacctttctgcagcgtttgatacggttaaccaccagatcctgctctccagactttctgagatgggcatcactggcactgcactccattggatctcatcctacctgtcgggaagatcctaccaggtctcctggcgaggcaaactgtcaggccctcgccagctctccactggtgtcccacagggctccgtcctgggacccctcctcttctctctgtacaccacctcacttggaccaataatcacctcccatggcttctcctaccactgctacgctgacgacacgcagctgtacctgtcgttctccccgaccgatccggggatctcagctaggattgaggcctgcctcacagacatctccgcctggatgaccgagcaccacatccagctgaacctcgccaaaacagaaccaaaacttctcatcatcccggctaaaccctccatctcccacgatctctcaatcaccctgggatctgcgacggtgaccccttcgtcctctgccaggaacctcggggttaccatggacgacaagctctccctcacggcccacattgctgcagtctcccggtcgtgtagattcaccctctacaacatccggaagatcaggagatacctgtctgagcactccacccagctgctagtccaagcacttgtcctctccaagttggactattgcaactcgctgctcgctggtctcccagcatgtgcaacccgccctcttcagaggattcagaacgcagacgctcccatgttatcccgctcctcatctctctccactggctacctatcatggcccgtatcagattcaagaccctggtactgaccttccgagcagtgaacgggactgcacccgtctacatcaagtctctcctgcagccttacacccccacccgtcacctacggtcttcttcagacaaccgcctggcggtcccaacacaagctcttctcctgtctggccccccagtggtggaatcaactccccacctccatcagagacactgactgtctctccaacttcaagaaaaggctcaagacgcacttgttccgggagtacaacggtacttaggaatggttcgtttgacccgatgttagtttcctcaaggatcacaatgactcttgcttagagacttgttgctcttgtggttagtggtaactgatttaaaaatgttgtactcgctgtgatatattgtttttattattgttgcttgttttttccacaggtacacttgcacttatagcggttcatgttgtttaattgtaacttgtttaactacatgctcttatggttcttccctttggcacttactttggttgttcacaatgtgtgcttcatgttttggctactcgcaatgtttttgtggctatcttgttgttatgatcagtgacctatgcactttgtaaagctctctcttggaagtcgctttggataaaagagtctgctaaatgaataaatgtaaatgtatcgtgtcgtggtgtactagcagcacatgtagatttaagcaaatcaagacttgcatgtacagtaagtaatgtcacattacattatgtatttaaactcaagcttgtgtggtgcgtcactgtcttcaatgccacagcctaaactttgtcaaaagaaaagTTCTCATTTTCGGCgctttagccatttccccctaaataaatgtcaagcttatttacgtttttgggggcatatcaTTTCAGTTAGCacatggtactgtttgaatcgcaattccatctgaaatactgccggagacaatgttgttagaatagcttgtttcaaagggggttcagcttgtttcaaaaggggttcttaatgaatgaatgcaatataagtaggctaaatgcttgaaaatatcactacaagGGAAACACGTAAGGTGACGTTGAAGTCATAGAGGTTAGGAACGTTTTTACACTGGATTGTCCAATATCTTCGTTTGATCcaacttttcaactgaggctgctaAAGCTCATcactattccctcttgcaggggaaatgagaagacaaccgtttcattctacactttactttttgtattttgaattgtaaatgagcagcaacaaatgtatgcttttagatctatgcaatcttcataaataataagtagccatttttatataaaatatacagaaatatcagttgtaaaaataacagttaataaacggacccacctgcaacagacgcaagcaagcacaccctacaatttccacagaaattgtaccctctctagttgcacTCGTTATTTCATTCCACCTCATGCTCTTCTTGTCATAGGGAATACCAATAACAAATGATGCTTTGATTGATAGCCGAGTGTGGGTCTCTGGCTTGTGGACCTTTTGGGAATTGGTCCGCTGCCCAGGGGATTTGTTAAACGCATTCTAGTAGATTGTTCATATTCGCGCACATGCATGGCTTTCAGGTGGTGAAAAAGATTGCTAGTGTTTCCACCTTTGGCTTGCACAATTCAACGACACAACTTACAGAGTACTGTTTGTTGGTCGATGTCGGATAACTTGAAACCAAACCATTTCCAAACAACAGAAGAGTTTGGAAGACTTTTTTAACCAATTCTTCTTCGTCCGGCAAATCGACCCCACTGGCGTTATTTTCAGACATCCAACACTTGCCAACAAAAGCAGTTTACTCCAACGATTGTTTGCTTCCTCTGGAGTTGCACTAGCTTGTTTGTTGACTTTCATTGGCTGGCACAATGCGGGCAGCGTCCAtgctaaaatgtttttttttgtaaaggaTACTAATTTGAACTAGCCCACTAGGCTGTATCACTTGActtatattttgtatatttttttcaCCGTGTAGTGTCTTCCTTAAACAATGATGCACTATTGATGGTCAATTTGAATAGTAGTGTATGTTTTGTTAATTAAGGGACAGCTGCCTTCTGTTATCTGTTATCAGACCATTTTCACACCAAACAATGCTGACACAAATTATAACTCATCAATGCATTGTTCATTCTTTTTTACTCTTCTACATTCCCTTAAATGTTTGTGTAAAAAAGATGCCTTACCTTGTAAAGGAAGCCAGGTGGATTTAGGTAAATGTCATGACCAGTGCTTTTGGTGTCTGAGGGGAGTTGCTGAGAAACCCCATCGCCCTTATCATCCTTCTTCTGTTCCCCCACTTGGCTGTCCtccacaggagggagggagtgtctaTTTGAGTAAAGGGGAGGAGCAGGTATGGGTGGCAGTTTGGCAATCTGCCTAGGTTCAGCCACATTTGCGTTCTCTGGTTTGGGCTGTGAAGCTGGCATATCACTCTCCATAAACTTAGATGGAGTCACCTTTGGATCTGACGTCTCCTCAGATTGGCTATACACCTGCTCCAAGCCCTCAGATTGGCTATTAACCTGGTCTTCCTCCTGTGCCATACTCTCTGGGTGGCTGGGACCTTCACTGGTGCCATCGCTTGGGGTGGAATTCTCACTGTCGCACATGGACTGGCGTTTGGGCATCCCAGGACCCATGTAGCTCAGCTCCTCCAAGTCTGACATTTCAGAAATGCCCGTGGTGAGTTGAGGAGACCTTCCCCGGCTGCTGCCATCGACTTCCTGAGAGAACTCCTCCAAGATACTTTGTGGATGGGCAAAGGGGTCAGAATCTTTGCCACTGGGAGCCAAGGAGGTATGGAGAGAGGTGTGGTCTGTTGGGAAGGCTGTGTTGCAAGGAATGGGGGCAGAGATAACCAGGGACTTCATCTTCTTGCTTGATTTAGTCCCACTTAAAAGtaaaaagacaaagacacatTTACATCTGAGTGAAAGACTGAGGGACACAATTTTCACATAAAGCATTCCACATCATTTTAAACGGCTTGTACATGTACTCATTTTGAAACTGCTTACAGGGCTCCCGACTAACCTTTTTTACTAGGAGCATTGTAGCCCCTAACTGAAGATTGTAAGGGCACAGGCAGAATATTTAGTGGAGCACACGTTAAAACGACTTGCCACGCAATTGTTCATATTTTCcccattttaaatgtattactgATAAAGTGCTGCTTTGAGTTCACAGTAGGGTGGTGCTATATGACCAACATCTCATATCTTCATATAGATCCTTTCATATCCCAATAATAATTCATATCACAATATGGCACATTTTCTTTAAATTCAATGAATATATAGTTTATATAAAATGACCATATGGAGAGGCTTACTCATATTTGATTTTTTAAGGCTTAAAATTGCGGCCcttttggtcgcatatgctcCTGAAATGTAATCTGTGcaacctcaaaatatatttgggagtgTAGCAGACATTTACATAATTCACTGGACACGTTCAAGTGGACGCTGCACCTTTAAGGGCGCAGTGACATTTGGGCTACGTTGTGGGTAGTAGCCAGCCACGTTTTCTGTtcaaaatattttgtttttgtaggcctacttgatAAACGACGCACAAAGTTGTGTGCGAAAATTGAAAAGTTTGCCGACCTCCCATCTTTTCCAACTCCTTACAGAAGCATTTGTGCGAGTGCAAATAACTTGTGGCGCgacatgttttcatttttttttttttttaagcaactGACGCTGATTGCACAATAGTATGTGAGTTGATACAGTGACTGTTCCACCGTTCTATCCAACATTACAtaaccaactagagagggtacaatttctggggaaattgtagggtgtgcttgcttgcgtctgttgcagaggggtccgttttttaatgacatttttacaactgatatttctgtaggctatattttatataaaaatgcatacttattatttataaagattacatagatttaaaagcataatttGTTTGCTGATTTACAATGCAAAATattaagagtgaagtgtagaatgaaatagttgtcttctcatttcccctgcaagagggaatggtgatcggcTTCATCAGCCTCAtacttgaatcaaaacgaatacatttggcagaccggtgtaaaaattgtcctctgaaaaattgtcctctgacttaaacgtccttttaagtttttccttcAGACACGATACCAAAAATTCAGTAGTCGGTGCCAATACCAGTAAAATAACACGATTCTCGATGCCAATTTCGATACCACGGTTAAAAAAAAGGATTCCATGAACTTGAAACATGAACTTCTttattaaaatatttgaaaaatagcAAAATGTCAtaagacatacaaaacaagggCAATAGAGCATAGCACAACATAATAAAGTGCAATTAAGCCATTCAGCTAACAAGATGAACATGAGTTTTGGCAAAATTGCATAATTTTTCACAGCATTTCACAACTTTTCTTGGCTAGTTCAAGGTTTTTACTGAGGAAAACTAACATGTTAACATTGTCTTGGGTAAGTCGGGAACGTCTTGGACTGACAATGATTCCTGAGACACTGAAGACCCTTTCGGAAGCACAGCTTGAAGCTGCAATGCAGAGATACCTCCTTGCAAATTCTGCAAGTTGAGGTATTGGgcctccattcattttccaccagaTGAGGGGATCTTCGTCTGCGCTCAGTTCTGGCATTTTGCTATATACCAGGAACTCTCCATTTAACTTATCTTGTGTGGAGAGCCCTGCTTGAGATGATGTGACATCACTGCCCTTGTTCTCGCCTTGAATTGCTGAAAGCAGATGCTTCAAATCAGTCTTTGACTTTTTAGATGGCCTGCTTTGGCTCAAGGCCTCTGCTCCTGTTGCCATGGTGGTTTCAGATGTACCAGCTCCATCATCGGTATTCCCCACTTGCTCCAAGAGACTTTGCTTCACGTCATCCTCCAGAGCAACAAAACTGGCCTTAAATCTCGGATCTAGGTAGGTGGCAGTGTTTAGCAGAAGCTGCACCTCCCTATTCTCATAACGTTGGTTGAGGCTTTCCCTTACTAAGCTCTTCATCTCTCTAGTAAGTAGAGTGTCATCCTCCTTATCCCTGAGACAAGAGAGCATCTTCCATAACAGCGgtaagacagaggagagagtagTGTGCTTCTCACCACtgagtgcatctgtaaaaggaCTCAGTGGCTCAAGGACTTCTTTCAGTGTTTCTAGGATTGTGATGTCATTGTCTTTTGGCATCAGGTGCAATTTTTTTCTGTCCTCTGCCAGGACTGCACACAGAGCTTGCTGCTGCTCCACAAATCTCTCCACCATATCATAAGAGGAATTCCAACGGGTGGGTGCATCATGTATCAAATTgtgttctgtttttgttttgttttgagttGTCGCGACAGCTTTGATGACCTGGTGAAGGCAGATATGGTTCTGCGCAGCCTTGACAGGGCTGTAGATACCCTGTCGATGTTGATGGCTTTGTTAACGGCCAGGTGCAAGTTGTGGCCAAAACAAGGGATCCATGTGTAGTCATCTTTAAAAGCCTTTTGGTTGTTGGATGCATTGTCTGTTGTGATGCCTGCTAGTTTTGCAATGTCCAACTTCCACTCCTCAGTAACTACTTTGTCAAATGCCTCCCTCAAACTGTCACCTGTGTGGTCTGAGTTCAGGCCACTACAGCCTAAACACCAGGAGTGCAACTCCCATGACTGTGTTATGTATTGCATGGTAATGGACATGAACGTGTCTGCAGCTCTGCTTGTCCACAGGTCAGTTGTGCATGCATAGAATGGCTTTTCTTTGAGATATTGTGTGATCAGGTCCCTTGTTTCACTGTAGATTTTTGGTATTTCTGTGTACATGAAATAATTTCTACTTGGAAGTTGATATCTGGGATTGAATTTATGGAGCATTTGCTGAAATCCGTTTTTTTCAACAATGTAGACAGGGATTTGGTCGATACATATGAACTCTGCTACACTTCTATCCAATCTCCTGGCCTCATTTGAATTTCTCTCATTTTGTGTGCTTCCCTAGAGCCTCGGTTATGGTTGGCTGTGATTGCTGACTTCGAGTTGGCTGAGTTGTCTCCTGGACGTCATCCTCTGGCTGAAACTGGAAAAGGAAAATTGACATTTCAGTTAATATAGTGAATTCACtattaattcattcaatagAAAGAGCACAGGCACCTATAATGCACAAGCACCTGCCTGCCCTGCACATTGGCTCCagcccacgcacgcacacacctattAGTAGATGCAGCCATTTGAAAATCTTTACCACTAAAGACTAAAGCTTCTTAAAGGATgtattaaatacaaaataaatcaaTGTTCGTTGTGGTCGCGGCGAAATTCTGTCACTCGCAAATCGTCTTTTAGGCTATACATGAGTCTATGgcatcgtaaaaaaaaaaatggctcATCGTGTTTTGTCAAACCAATTGCATATTCATTTGTAACTATATTAAACTAGGACATTCAGTGAATTTTGCTAGTTTTGACATGATTCTTGCAAGATACAGGGCTGCATACATTTCTCTCCTTCTAACCAATTGTAGGCTATGCTAACGTTAAAACAGCATAGCTGACCTAAACTACGTAGGCTACATAACATAAGCCATTATAAAGTactgcctctcgtaccttattgcttaaatAACACATGTGCCCACCATCTCAAACATCATGTAACgtgtattttacatttacatttagtcatttagcatacgctcttatccagagcgacttacagtaagtacagggacattcccccgaggcaagtagggtgaagtgccttgcccaaggacacaacatcagttggcatgaccgggaatcgaactggcaaccttcggattactagcccgattccctcaccgctcagccacctgactccctattccGTATTTCAGTATGACAGattaaaaaaactgaaaaagtaCATTCTTTGGATGTTGTCAATATGAATCAGAACTCACCTTGAATTCTTTGAACAAATCCGGATGACGGTCTTTCAGGTGTTTGGCTAAATTGGAAGTATTACCTCCCTTGGTCTGAAGACCACGGTAGCATGTTTTACAAAGTGGCTTCTTCGGATTAATTATAACCCCACTGTCATCTGCCTCAAACGCAAAATACTTCCAAACACAACTTTTTGTGCCTTTCTTTTCAACGAGTCGAGGTGGGGCGATCTCTGCAGCTGCAGTTTCCATCTTGGTTTTCTGAATGTAAACGTCGGCTGGAACAGTCCAGAATACTGCCCCCATCAGTTCCAGAAGAGGCGCAGCACCGATGCTAACATCTGGCATCGGCGCTCACGGTGCTTCAAAAAAATGTGCATCGTCGGTGTTTTGTTATTTTAGCATCGAAAGGTGTTGTAAGTATCGGTTCTCGTGACAtccctactcatattgcattcactcattaataaagaaccccctttgaagcttattctaacaacaacgttgtgaccggcagtagctatctcagatggaatcgcgattcaaacagtaccatctgctaactgaaaatatgcccccaaaaacgtaaataagcttgacatttatttaggggaaaatcgctcattcataaaaagctcactggtagcgatcattgtcagtaacaacgcaaaatgcgatatagccctgtgtagaGAAGCTGACACAGGTAAATTGTACTTGACTACTACTAACGACTACtgttgtgttcgtcttggtagcgattgcgttgcttgaattcgattcaacgttccgttgtacggtttaggcagaaattacgtttttttatgaacagattgacaaagtttaggctgtggcaatgaagttcaggttggtAGTCAGATAGTTAAATCAAGTTTTTCATTAGTGGAAACCTATGGCTCTGGTAaataacgtaaataagcttgacatttattacaGAACATGGCTCTGGTGGAAACTAAGGGGAgttccgaacatgttctgtcgccgtttggcttCCGAGATGCTTTTTTTACTTGACTGTCTGGcatacagcattgcagtgagctacattggtttgaaaccacaggtaatgataatttcaccaaaaaATCATTTACTtttaataatataaaataaattattatcaataaattattaataataaatcctacaacaaaaatttatttgtgaggaatgtttattttaacgattgaaaacggatGCATCACAGCAGGGCCGGCCCAGgcctttatggggccttaagcaGAATTTATTTGGGGACCCCTCGGCATCgccaattatatatattttttcttaattaccgtatttcttctatTAAATTTATTACACATAATTTTTTCCATTTTTGTTGTGCCGTTTATTCGtgggcggcgtttatttgagggcagcgtttaatcgaagaaatacggtattctaGGATAGCTGCGCTAGCATGCTAACGTGTTAGTTAGCTACATTAAATGTTCTTAAATATTTGAAAAGTACGGTCTTCTAGATCACCGATTAAGCAACGAGCAAATGTCAATGTtagttagactagctagctctatctcatctgctttttattaacgctgatttgcaaggaagttagctgcaagaacagctagatagcgaaaacacctagactaccTACTGTAGCCTGTAAACAAGCTTGCTAACAAAAGAGCACAGGtgcttctccagttctttcaataaataggctagactgctattccgTTTTCTGGCAATTTTTTCATAAGCTTCCCTTCTATGCAGCTTAACAGCTAGTCTCTAGCTAGCTATACTAATTTGCCaggtaaggtatgttgatgtgatatttgaaacgtatttagctAACAGTGTACTCCTAGTGCAACACAAGAGAATGTTCATTAAAATGACATTCTGCTACTAGGTATTTCAGGACATGCTACTCCTACCGTATTTctggggcggcgtttattacacaatgtacatttttggtgcagcgaaGAAACACGGTACATCAAACTGTAATTTCATGTGCTcttgggggccctctggtggccacgggggccctaagcagccgcttagttcgcttatgccttgggccggccctgcATCACAGACCGCTGTCGTATGTgtcgcccgggcaacagaggctaatgtcatgatgctagctAATGCATCAgtaaaatagtagactactgtttccgaaagtagatgtacttcttaATTATATCCGCTCATATTGTACGTTACATTTCACATCACAAATTAaaatagtaaatagttatcagccTAGCTTTtttgcttgtggtgtttctgcagctgtctgccGTTTTAGGTAAAGCCTAGctatatctcccagaagttaacgagctgctcagagcctgtttaatatattagacattctctggagct containing:
- the LOC134022339 gene encoding E3 SUMO-protein ligase ZBED1-like, giving the protein MVERFVEQQQALCAVLAEDRKKLHLMPKDNDITILETLKEVLEPLSPFTDALSGEKHTTLSSVLPLLWKMLSCLRDKEDDTLLTREMKSLVRESLNQRYENREVQLLLNTATYLDPRFKASFVALEDDVKQSLLEQVGNTDDGAGTSETTMATGAEALSQSRPSKKSKTDLKHLLSAIQGENKGSDVTSSQAGLSTQDKLNGEFLVYSKMPELSADEDPLIWWKMNGGPIPQLAEFARRYLCIAASSCASERVFSVSGIIVSPRRSRLTQDNVNMLVFLSKNLELAKKSCEML